A region of the Methyloprofundus sedimenti genome:
ATGAGGGTAGTACTTATTTTACTGATATTCATGGTGTAAGCTCCTGATACAAAAATAAAAACATTCTAAATTGACTGTGTAATAATTTTTTAATAAATTAGCTACTACATTATCGGCTCTTTTGAATTTCAAGTGGGTAAGCAATTTGGTGATCGATTGCAAAACCTGAACATCCCTCTGACTCTGTTTTTCTATTCATATTTTTAATAAAAAACAACCCCATCCTTTTTCTTTTGCATTAATTGTTTAAATCAGCCACTATTTTTTTTAATTCAATGATTAATGAGGGAATATCATCTTGAATAACACTCCATAAGGTATCATTATCAATTCCTAAATATCCGTGAATCAGTCTATTTCGAGTTGCAATAATTTGTCGCCAAGGTACTGAGGTATTCTGTTCTTGTATTTGTTTAGGTATATTATTAGCAGCTTCACCAATCAATTCTAAATTACGCACTGTAGCATCATAATTTAAACCGGTTTGTTCAAATG
Encoded here:
- a CDS encoding HepT-like ribonuclease domain-containing protein, with protein sequence MSEREWRFYLDDMLSFAENVVIYCEGLDLETFEQTGLNYDATVRNLELIGEAANNIPKQIQEQNTSVPWRQIIATRNRLIHGYLGIDNDTLWSVIQDDIPSLIIELKKIVADLNN